The following coding sequences lie in one Arachis stenosperma cultivar V10309 chromosome 5, arast.V10309.gnm1.PFL2, whole genome shotgun sequence genomic window:
- the LOC130980585 gene encoding uncharacterized protein LOC130980585, with product MTNTDYFKKQSILAPTLEVVNKVNNSIMSLLPGNHRVYLCSDSLCVEEGNIESQLDTFSPDVVNAINCLGLPNHQLFLKEGVPIMLLRNIDQSNGLCNGTRLQVRCLGHHIIEYIVLTGDKVGRVVLIPRMNISNNDTLPFRFQRRQFSLIASFAMTMNKSQGQTLSMVRLYLPKPIFTHGQLYVALSKVKSKKCLRVLSQSNSFMPRDSTINGVFREVFNNVT from the coding sequence ATGACCAACACAGATTATTTCAAGAAACAATCAATTCTCGCTCCCACTCTAGAAGTTGTTAACAAGGTGAATAACAGTATAATGAGTCTTTTACCTGGCAATCATAGGGTTTATCTTTGTTCTGACTCTTTGTGTGTTGAAGAAGGTAACATAGAGTCTCAGTTAGACACCTTTTCACCTGATGTGGTGAATGCTATTAATTGTTTAGGATTACCTAATCACCAGCTATTCTTGAAGGAAGGTGTACCGATAATGTTGCTAAGAAATATTGACCAATCTAATGGTTTGTGTAATGGTACCAGGTTGCAGGTACGTTGTTTAGGTCATCATATAATTGAGTACATTGTATTGACTGGAGACAAAGTGGGTAGAGTTGTGCTTATTCCACGCATGAACATATCAAACAATGACACTCTGCCTTTTAGATTCCAAAGGAGGCAGTTTTCGTTAATTGCATCTTTTGCAATGACCATGAATAAGTCACAGGGTCAAACACTGAGTATGGTTAGGTTGTATCTACCGAAACCCATATTTACTCATGGTCAACTCTATGTTGCTCTATCTAAAGTGAAATCAAAGAAATGTCTCAGAGTTCTAAGTCAGAGCAACAGTTTCATGCC